Proteins encoded by one window of Pseudomonas sp. LS44:
- the dnaJ gene encoding molecular chaperone DnaJ, with protein MAKRDYYEVLGVERGASEVELKKAYRRLAMKHHPDRNPDDKASEEKFKEANEAYEVLSDASKRAAFDQYGHAGVDPQMGGGAGFGGGANFSDIFGDVFSDFFGGGRGGSRGGMQRGSDLRYTLELDLEEAVRGTTVTIRVPTLVNCKICEGSGAKKGTSPVTCTTCGGIGQVRMQQGFFSVQQTCPRCHGNGKMISDPCGACHGQGRVEEHKTLSVKVPAGVDTGDRIRLSGEGEAGAHGGPAGDLYVVVNVREHSIFQRDGKHLYCDVPISFADAALGGELEVPTLDGRVKLKIPEGTQTGKLFRLRGKGVAPVRGGAAGDLMCRVAVETPVHLDRRQRELLEEFRSSLQGDNSHSPKASGWFEGVKRFFGDV; from the coding sequence ATGGCCAAACGCGATTATTACGAAGTGCTCGGTGTCGAGCGCGGCGCCAGCGAGGTGGAGCTGAAAAAGGCTTACCGACGCCTGGCGATGAAGCATCACCCCGACCGCAATCCCGACGACAAAGCGTCGGAAGAGAAATTCAAAGAGGCCAACGAGGCCTACGAAGTGCTGTCCGACGCCAGTAAGCGCGCGGCCTTCGATCAATACGGTCATGCCGGCGTCGACCCGCAGATGGGTGGCGGCGCGGGCTTTGGTGGCGGCGCCAATTTCTCCGACATCTTCGGTGATGTGTTCAGCGACTTCTTCGGCGGCGGTCGTGGCGGTTCGCGCGGCGGCATGCAGCGCGGCAGCGATTTGCGCTACACCCTCGAATTGGATCTGGAAGAGGCCGTACGCGGCACGACGGTGACCATTCGCGTGCCAACCCTGGTCAATTGCAAAATTTGCGAGGGCTCGGGCGCCAAGAAAGGCACCAGCCCAGTGACCTGTACCACCTGCGGCGGTATCGGCCAGGTGCGCATGCAGCAGGGCTTCTTCTCGGTCCAGCAAACCTGTCCGCGCTGCCATGGCAACGGCAAGATGATCAGCGACCCGTGTGGTGCTTGTCACGGCCAGGGGCGGGTCGAAGAGCACAAGACCCTGTCGGTCAAAGTCCCGGCTGGAGTCGATACTGGCGACCGGATCCGCTTGTCTGGCGAAGGCGAGGCGGGCGCCCACGGTGGTCCGGCTGGCGATCTGTATGTGGTCGTCAATGTGCGTGAGCATTCGATCTTCCAGCGCGACGGCAAGCATCTGTACTGCGATGTGCCGATCAGCTTTGCCGATGCGGCATTGGGCGGCGAGTTGGAAGTGCCGACCCTGGATGGGCGGGTGAAGTTGAAAATTCCCGAGGGCACCCAGACCGGCAAGCTGTTCCGCCTGCGCGGCAAGGGCGTGGCGCCAGTGCGTGGCGGTGCCGCGGGTGATTTGATGTGCCGGGTCGCGGTGGAAACGCCGGTGCATCTGGATCGTCGCCAGCGCGAACTGCTCGAGGAGTTCCGGAGTTCGTTGCAGGGTGACAACTCTCACTCGCCCAAAGCCAGTGGCTGGTTCGAAGGTGTCAAACGCTTCTTTGGCGATGTTTGA
- the dapB gene encoding 4-hydroxy-tetrahydrodipicolinate reductase, with the protein MRRIAVMGAAGRMGKTLVEAIQQTEGAGLTAAVDRPDSTLVGADAGELAAIGRIGVPLSADIERVVDELDVLIDFTHPSVTLKNLDVCRKAGKAMVIGTTGFSVEEKQRLSEAAKEIPIVFAANFSVGVNLCLKLLDTAARVLGDDVDIEIIEAHHRHKVDAPSGTALRMGEVVAQALGRDLQQVAVYGREGQTGARQRETIGFATVRAGDVVGDHTVLFAADGERVEITHKASSRMTFAKGAVRAALWLEGRQAGLYDMQDVLGLR; encoded by the coding sequence ATGCGACGTATTGCAGTGATGGGCGCCGCTGGGCGCATGGGCAAGACTCTGGTCGAGGCAATCCAGCAGACCGAAGGCGCCGGCTTGACGGCGGCGGTCGACCGTCCGGACAGCACGCTGGTGGGTGCGGATGCGGGCGAGCTGGCCGCGATCGGGCGGATCGGCGTGCCATTGTCGGCGGATATCGAGCGGGTGGTCGATGAGCTTGATGTCTTGATCGATTTCACCCATCCCTCGGTAACCCTGAAGAATCTGGACGTCTGCCGTAAGGCCGGCAAGGCCATGGTCATCGGTACCACCGGGTTTTCCGTCGAGGAAAAGCAGCGCCTGAGTGAGGCGGCCAAAGAGATTCCGATCGTCTTCGCGGCCAACTTCAGCGTTGGCGTCAATCTGTGCCTGAAGTTGCTGGATACCGCGGCACGGGTGTTGGGCGACGATGTCGACATCGAAATCATCGAGGCGCATCACCGCCACAAGGTCGATGCGCCGTCCGGCACCGCGCTGCGCATGGGTGAAGTGGTGGCGCAGGCGCTAGGACGCGATCTGCAACAAGTCGCGGTCTATGGTCGTGAGGGGCAGACCGGCGCTCGCCAGCGCGAGACCATCGGTTTTGCCACAGTGCGCGCCGGTGATGTCGTTGGGGATCATACCGTGCTGTTTGCCGCGGACGGTGAACGGGTGGAGATCACCCATAAGGCTTCCAGTCGGATGACCTTCGCCAAGGGTGCGGTACGTGCGGCGTTGTGGCTGGAAGGGCGCCAGGCGGGCCTGTACGACATGCAGGATGTGCTCGGTCTACGTTGA